TGAAGAATTAGACAGACCTTAGATGTTCATTATTTCAAAATACAATGTAGGGCATACAAGCTACATTGACTTCAATAGTACAAAGAGCAGTTAATAAAATTTTACCTGCAGTATCAGGACGAAGTAGGATTCTTGAAGTGTACATGAAAAAATTCTACAGTAGAAAATATTTCAAGCTCAAGATAGAAGGGCGTGAAAGCGGTTTGAGCTAACTTTGGGCACCACACAGGTCCAAGCAATACAAAGAAGATGCAAACACTTATCAACATCCATATTGTGGAACACAACTTAGTCTACTAGAGGATTTAGCACGCTACCAGCAAACAGTACCACACCCGTTGCGTCTTCTCTAATCAGGAAGAGATATGGATGGTCAGCAACAAAGTCTACTTTCTCTTCTACCATCAATGCCCTTAGTCTAAACACACCAGCGGTTGCAGCTGCAGCTTCTGTTCCctcttcatttacctcaataaaGGACTTGTGGAAAATGCTAGAAACATAAAGGTTACTGCCAACAGGGGAGTCCACCATCTCAGTTAGGCCATCACCAGAGAAAGGCAATACCAGGTCAAGCCCTTTCAGAATGTTAGAAGCTTCAAATCCAAACGATATTTTAAATTTGGGGATACTAAATTCACCAACTCCAACCTTCTGATATGGAAGGTGACGCTCCAAGAATTGGGATTCAGAACTGACCTTATCTACCAAAGCTGGCAGTCCATCATTGGCATCAGGCAGAAAGAAGTACATGGAAAAATGACGCCTATCTTCACCCTGTTTATAAGGAAGCCCCAAAACCTTGAAACCATCAAAAGCTTTTACATACTGCTTCTTCTTGCTAGTCATGAAGGGCACTTGAACAGAGGTTCCGTTGAGAAGGTGGAACTCATTGTCCTTAGTCACTGATGCATCGAACTTCTCATCCCAGGCTCCTTTAAAGTACAGTGCATTTGCAAACACAAGTCTTGTTGCACTGTCAACTGAGTCGGCTGGAAGAATTTCTTTGATAAGCCCGCTTGTTTCCTTTTCAGCCCATTGATTCACTTGATTGGCAACCTCAACAGCCTACAAATCATcaaaattttgaaataaattgtATGCAAATGGATTCTTTTaggtttttctttaatttattttctgaCTCCAGCTCCAGGTGCTGGATTAAAGTTCATAGGTCAGTAGAACTATCCAAGCTAAGATTGTAGGGAAACAGAAAAGTTCGAAGAGTATAGCCAGTTTCTTATGCAATGAATGTAGAACTTCTTCAACTCCAGTGAAGGCAGCAATACATCAGTATTTGAGATCATAATGAATGATAAGCATAATGAAAATGTGTGAGAAACCATTCAATGACCTGCTGTTTATCAATCATTTAAATGCATAAACTCAACCCCATCTGTTCATCGTCTAGCCCCAGCTAAAAGAAAAAGGTACACATAAATAAAGCCAAAGGTGCAAAAAGTTTGTCTTTCACCTTTGGCTTTATCGTTGTGATCCTTTGGCTTTGGTGGAAAATTTGTTTTTCACCAAAGGTGCAAAAGTTTTCAATGCCAAACGATGAAGTGTAGAAAGTTTTATCTAGCTAAAAGTAGAAATGCAAATCCCTCGAGCATAAACATTAAGCGCACTGAATTTCATATGCAACAAAAAGTAAAACGGGACAGCTTTGGCTGGTCCTAT
This region of Nicotiana tomentosiformis chromosome 4, ASM39032v3, whole genome shotgun sequence genomic DNA includes:
- the LOC104109578 gene encoding serpin-ZX-like, translated to MDLQESISNQTSVSLTLAKHVFATEVKGDNNMVFSPLSIHVVLGLIAAGSNGPTRDQLLAFLKSKSTDELNSLSSQLVDVVFADGSPSGGPRLSVANSVWVEQTLPFKPSFKQIVDNVYKATSVSVDFQKKAVEVANQVNQWAEKETSGLIKEILPADSVDSATRLVFANALYFKGAWDEKFDASVTKDNEFHLLNGTSVQVPFMTSKKKQYVKAFDGFKVLGLPYKQGEDRRHFSMYFFLPDANDGLPALVDKVSSESQFLERHLPYQKVGVGEFSIPKFKISFGFEASNILKGLDLVLPFSGDGLTEMVDSPVGSNLYVSSIFHKSFIEVNEEGTEAAAATAGVFRLRALMVEEKVDFVADHPYLFLIREDATGVVLFAGSVLNPLVD